The window GGCGGAAGGCACCAGCGGTGATCCCTGGGAGTCATCATCCGCAACGTGGTGGAGAGGCGGGCCAGGTGTGGTGTTGAGGAGGGAGGCAGAGTCGCGGGAGGCGCAGAGAGGGGAGAGCTTCTGAGAGGCGGGGCTCGGCCTGGTGGAGTTGCATTTGCAGGCGAGGTGGAGGAGGCTGCAGGTTGTGGCGGTGGCTGTGGCGGTGGCGGTGGCtgtggcggcggcggcggcggggTTGGAGAGGAGGGACTGAGGTGTGGCGATGGAGGGGATGAGCATTGTATTGGCACTGAACTGAGTGGCTGAGGAGAACGATGATGACTACAGTCTTCCCCCAGGAGAAATATGAGCCAAGAGAGGGGACGAAGGGCCTTTCTGAAATTCAGATTCCCTCCTGGGGCCTTTTACGATTTCTTGCTACTTTTGTACTTGAGAGAAAGGACCAATGTGCAATATTGCAAATTGGCCTTTTGTCTTCGGATAAtcccaataaataaattcttttctCGGTAGATGTTGATAAATAATCCAAtagaataattattaaaattacttaccaaaaaaaatattaataaccttaaaattaaattactctttttgtttttattgaaGTTCCAATGGTTCATACAGACTCAGGctcattttcacttaaaagctcaaattTATAAGTGGTGGTATTCaataggggtgtgcacgggtaccgggtatacccagaaccggtcggaacctacccgttagggtaggatccggatagctcgtattgaaaatagggtaggttccgggtattaaaattaggaaccgatgaaaatcggttccggttccggttcctgcctacaaggtacccggaaccggttatttattaaaataaaaaagatgaaagagtAAATTTACTGTctcctctaatgaatcagaacagaggcactttgttgtgtgagatcgtattattgatgtttaattttgttgatgaattgatgagacatatatatattttttgttgtggattaatctaaatcaaTGTTGGTATTctatttggcgtgattactaattatatatgtgaaatttttggttttatttagcgaaataaaaaaaattacagcttgcaacagggtacccggaacctgtggtatagtacaggttccgggtagattccggttccaagattcaacagggtagggtccggttccaaaattttggaacctgtcccttacagggtagggtccgagtatcgtgaaaaatacagggtacccggaaccgatcacTCCTAGTATCCAAGTCATATATTAACTCgtgaattttccttttcttttccgacgTGAGAttttttatcccattttactcatCAACACTCGTCCTCATGTGCAACGTGTGGTCATTTGCTTACACGTTGTCACATGCCCTTAATCACCTGCCATCAacaattaactttaattcgGGCTTTTCTTTGTGCTCAGGTGGTGGGGGGCTAACAGGAAGCACTTTTTTGGCTGCACCCGGATATACTGGGCCCGGCGTGGTGTGAGTGCATGAGCATACCGCGTGGGCGTGCATATGCGTCTGTGCTCTGATACCgtattgaatttccattggaCTTATACGACCCgagcccatatccacttaaagcTCAAGATGAGAAGTGTTAGTACTCAAGCCTCGTATAAATTCATggttattctttcattttttccatgTGGAATTATATTTTACAACACCCGctctcacgtgcaacgtgtggtctatttctgcctacacgttgtcacatGCCCTTAAATGTTTGCTCTCAACAACTGACCTCGAGCCAAGGTCATCTTCCGTGCTCATGCGAGGGGGAACTAACACGAGATGCCCTTTGTTGCTCTCGATATTGAGTCGGTGTAGTGTGAGCCCACGTGTGCATCCGAAAGcgtaacccgctctgataccatataaaTTTCCATTTTGCTCATATGGGCTTGAgttcatttccacttaaaagctcaaactgATAAGTAGTGGTACATAAGTCATGTATTAACCCAtggaccttttcttttctgatgTGAGATTTTTATCCCATCTTACTCCTCAATACAAATGACCACACGTTACACGTGATGACgagtgttgaggagtaaatgGGATAAAAAttccacatcgaaaaaaaaggacaatcCATGAGTTAATATATGACTTGAGTACCACTACTTATAaacttgaacttttaaatGGAAATGGGTCTGAGCCTGTATGAGCCCATAgaaattcaatatggtatcagagaaCGAGTTACACTTCCACGTGCTCACACTACGTCGATCCAATATCGAAAGCAGTCAAAAAAGCGCCTCGCGTTAGTTCCCCTTGCCGAGCACGGAAAatgagcccggctcgaggtTAATTGTTGAGGGCGAGTGTTTGAGATGACGTGACAAAGCGTAGACAGAAATAGATTACACGTTGTATGAGAGGGCAGGTGTCGGGAATTATAATTCCACATAGAAAAGATGAAAGAACAACCATTGATTTATATAAGACTCGAGTACCACCACTTATAAGCTCGAGTTTTTAAATGGATATGGGTCAGGTCCGTATAaactcaataaaaaattaataattttacacaaaaaaattattcttttttttcggtaggtaaaaaaaaattactcttttatctatgattttttatgatttatacGATAAAAAATTTACTAGTATCGAAAAGTCGAAAATAAGTTTCGTCATATGAATTTTTTGGTACTCTatcaacttttttttgttgggcTCTTTACTAGACGTATAGTATTATTTACAAATACGTTCGAGCACTGgttattaattaatacttCTAGATCGAGATGTTCATCTCTGTCATTGAATTATTGATTGAAAGACTTGTACGCCGATCCCATGGTATGCTTTTTTCATACTATAAAGATGTCATTATGAGAAAGACTAATGAGAAAGCTTTTTGTAACTTCATTCATGTGGTTCAGAATCGGATGCATGACCCGACTGTAACGGGTTTCCTCTACCGTACGCCTCGAAAAAGATCTCCACAATGTTATGGTGGGAAAATGTTGAGAGGAGAGGGGGCTTTTTaatggagaagaaggagaCTGAAAATGGACCAAAACTTTGGTGGAAGAAAGTGGAAAAGTGTTTTCCATTCagaagagagaaagggaaagggaTTTGGAATCGGAAAGAAACGGTTTCCAAAGCTTCTCTCTTTGCTGGCATATAATTGATTGGGAAAATGGGCCAATCTGCCTCATCCACATTCCTCTGCTCCCCAACCCAAACAATGAGACTGAATTTGGAAAATTgtgcatcttttttttttttgttccatttaatttcaaaatattaataaatatttatagagATTGAGCATTGAATCTATTTTCTCTCATAGTACTTTTCGACATTCGAATTTGTGTTTTCCTTCTTACGAAAGttacaattatttattactcaaTCAACATTTTGTTGGTATAATTAAGTAGATGtgcattttctctttttttcggttGCTAGATGtacgctcttttttttttatccttagAGAATAAGTAGATGTGCATAtatgcacacacacatatacatatatatacagatcATTTCATAATAGCTTGAACATATTGGCCGTTCAAAGTTCAGTTCAATTCATTTGTCCTTCTCCATAGTTTCCTAGTACTTCACATCCCATCATGCATGATTCCCTAGGAATCCCGGCTTGCTTCAGCTGCGAGAGGCACGGTACTGATCCGATACCGGCCATGGCGACCTCCTCAGCTGTTTACCGAATGGAGATCTCAGGACAGTCCTGCCTCGTCACTGTCACCTGGTGCAAGGACCTGCTGCTGCACGGCCTGTCAATCGCGTTCCATGGGCCAGGGAAGCCCGACGAGGAGTGTGCTTGCAAGTTGGAGCTGAAGCCCTGGCACTTTTGGAAAAGACAAGGATCGAAGGACTTGCTCGTCGAGGGGACTAAGGTAAGTGCGGTTTGGGACCTCAGGGCGGTTGTTTTCAATGGTGAGACCGAACCGAGATCGGACTACTACGTCGCGGTCGTGTGCAAGGAAGAGGTCGTTCTGCTTGTGGGTGACATGAAGAAGGAAGCGTATAGGAGGACCGGCTGTAGGCCGGCTCTCACTGATCCGGTTCTCGTCTCGAGGACGGAGCATTCATTCGGTAAGAGTAGGTTCTTTGCGAGGATCAAGATTCACGAGAAGGGGAAGGTTCACCAGGTCTCAGTGATGGAGGGAAAGAGCATTTGCAATATGGGCAGCGAGAGCCACGGGGAACCCGAAATGGAGATCGCCATTGATGGGGTAAAGGTTGCTCATGTGAAGCACCTCCAATGGAAGTTCAGAGGTAATGAGGAGATGAGCATAGGTGGGAGAAGATTAGAGGTGTATTGGGATGTTCACGACTGGCTGTTCGGGTCAGGTCCTCGGCGCGGGCTATTTCTATTCAGGCCAGTTATTGGTCCTAGGATTCTGTCACCATCGACTGTGGAGGAGCCACGATATCCTCTGCTGGCATCATTTCTCTCAGGGTCGGCTCTGTCGGAGGAGGAGGACACTTACAGGGTGCACGAAGACTGGGCATCTGGTAAAGGCACGTCGGACTTCTGCTTGTTCATGTACGCTTGGAAGATAGACTAAATGGAAAACCGAAGAATGGACGACTTCCCTGCACTATAAGTTATAATCGTTCGATTCACTGCTGCTGATATCCTCATTACAAGCAGAATATAATGACTTCCGGTTGTATGTTCGTACAACTACCTCAGTTCCGATTTAATCATCGAGAAAAAGGATCACCGGTGCATGCCCGTTATGGGATACTTGGAGTATCCTAACGAAATGAAATGCAATGGGCCCGTGATCACGTGTAAGGTAAGACTTACAACTATAAGGATGATTGTCATTGATTTCCAGCATGGAGTGAATAGACGGACACAATCACGTGGGTCGGGTTAGGCCCAGATCATGTCCGTCCTAGTCCGATTCAACCTTATGAACTGAACCGAGGAATTTACTTATGTGTGgagacttctttttttttttggatgagtGTATTTGTCATTCCACCATTGAATAAAGCTATAGAAGACTTCAATGTTTATAATTGTATTTCTATACACAAAGGGCAGGGCGTATGCACATATGGAGATCGAGAAGGATAATAGAGAAGTAATATCTTAGACACACTTACACTGTTATTTGACTCAATGGCCCAATGGATAAGGCGCTGGTCTACGGAACCAGAGATTCTGGGTTcgatccccagtggagtcgtcGAATTCAATAATCTAAATTCCTTTTTACTGAATTGTACAAGCTACAAATTACGGCATGCCCGGCAGTTCCCAGAAGGAGCCACCTGCTATCTTTTTAGCCACCCACTCCTTAGCCGCGTGAGAGTAGTGTATCCCGTCCCAGCTGATGTACTGCGACTAAAATGTACAAGCTACAAGTTATGGCATGCCCTTGATATGGGTACCGGCGGGTCCGAGAAGGACCCATCCTCTATCTTTTTAGCCACCCACTCGTTAGCCACGTGAGAGTAGTGTATCCCGTCCCAGCTGATGTACTGCGACAGGTTGCTGCAAGCTGAGCCATAGACCTCTTCTCCATTCACAACGGTCTTCATCCCGCATGGAATGTAAGCATCCCCAGCACGACTGCAACAGTAACCTAGGGGATCGACAAAACCTGCATCACATGTCAACTTAATTTTAGTATCCTGCAAACCGTATCAGGTGAGGCAATAGGATAAAATGGTCGATATGCATTGTGAAAGATGTATTGGAGCTCATgttgcttcttcaagttcaacCCTTACTGGGCTACTCCCATTCATATGTCATGCTCAACTACGTAGTGCCTCCATCCATCTTCTCCCAATATACGCGGACCTAGCTCGTAAGAAGAATAATAAACTCCTGCACGCTTATTGATGGAGTTCATGACAAGACTCACCGTGCTTCTCTGCTTCGGCAATTAACACGTACTTTGCTGAATAGATGTCAACATAAGTCAGCCGCGCCTCTACGAGCTTAGCTCGTAGTTCAGACACTTTCTCCTTGAGCTGCAGGTTGAACTCCTGAGCAATCTCGTTTTGGGATTTCACGCAACCAATTGGGTCCATATTATCGGGATTCTGACGATTGAGCATGACGGACATTGGCAAGCAGCCAATGGGACCGGTATTGTGTATCCAAAAGGCTCTTGCACCTTCTTTGTACAGTTGCTGCCACAAAGGGAACATAATCGAACTACATTATTCGTTAGGCTCTAAATCAAACAGCACTGCACTAATGTATCTCCACAGGTTTTTATTACCTCAACAACTGAAGCAAACCTATTAGTGATATTGGGAACCGAGGCTCTCAATTGATCTTCTGTTGCCAATGTAACACCGGCCCATAGATCATTTTGACCAATGTCCATCATGTAAAGAGCCTTCGAGAAATCTTCAGGATTGGGAATGCCACTCGTAACATCTGCAGAAGTTACCCAGAGTCAGCTTCTACTAAAAAACAATGCCACAAGCACAGCTAGAGCACTGATCTTCTCCAGTAACATGTATCTGTTTCTTCTGACCTTTGCCGTGAAGCTCACGTGCCCGTGCCTTGAACTGCTGAAACTGGGAGAGTTGAATCTCGAGAGAGATGGGGCTGAACCTTGCCTCGAACAGTCTGCCGTTGACTGGCTGAATAGTTGATCCACCCATTGCAAAATTCGCACCATGTCGAAAATCGGATCCCACGGAGTCTAAGTATGCTGATACGGAAGGTAATCCAAGCATCTCAGCTGCGAAATTCAACAAACGATTTTAACAATCCTGCACAAGAGAACCAAAATACTATGGACAAACACTGGAGATGCCATATATTGATAGCCACAGTGCTGATCATATAAACATTATATCCGGGTCGAATTGCTACCGCAGAAACCAAAGCTGAACCAAGTCAATCGACCAACTGAAAGTGGCATGTTTCCTTACTTTCCTCATTCTTTTCGCGTAAAAGGATAGAAAAACTGGAGAAGCATCTGCACTTTCTTGAACTAAAAGTTACATTGTCAGCCCAGATTTTCACTAACCAGGTCAATTCTACCAAAGAATATTCATGATTCGGCATTAATGCAGCATAAGTCAACTAACAAGCACAGGCAGCTCAAGCTATACACCTACAAAGTCGATGATGAGCCGACCGTCCGAGAACCGGCCCGAAGCTTTACCGAAGAAAGTCTCCCCGTATGGGGACGGGATCCGATAGAACACCGCGGACCTACCCCCGGTGTCGGAGTTCGAATCCCCGAAGTTGTAAATCGCCGGGAAACGGCAGGTCCCGGGGCCACCGGGGGAGGCCAAGTTAGTCTCTCTGACTCTGGGCAAGATGAACGAGAAGGCGACAGCCACAAGAACTCCAACTCCAAGCCCAACTTTCAGCCCCAGCTGGCCCCTCACCTGTCCTTTACCATCCATTACTCCAACCTCTGCAGAGGTCTGCGGGCATAAGATTAAGCCAACCCTTCGTCGGTTCTACCTTTGCTCAGGTTCTTGATTAATGGGCAGTGATCAAAATTTGATCTTGCAGAGGTTAATGGAGAGTCAGGGAGATACCGAAAGATCTGCTTGCAGACATATAGGCGGGGACCTGGTAAATGGTCAGAAAAGCTGTGCCAATAATCCGACAGCTAACGTTCAGACAATTTTAAGGTAATATTTAATTTCGAGTTAGATGATTAACTAGTTCGTCTAGAGGTCTGATTTGATGGCCTTCCCTCTCGGGTTATAATTAATCTTTTATTAGGATAGTTAATAAAAAAGGCCGGTAAAACGAGGGGCCGAAGAGTTGCTGACCTCGGACGCGTAAGTTTAATTTTAGCACGACAACCAACTAATAGTTTCTTTTCCAAATGAATTTTACAATACGGACTCTGATTTAAATTCACACCTCGTGGTTACAGAGATTCTATTCGTAAATGGTAAAATGTGAAAGCAAATGAAAATCCTTTGACTGGCATGCTCAAGGCAATGGATCATTGCATCTCATGGTCCATTGCAATTTGTAAGCAGGATGTTACACCATTGGATCAAAGAAAGATTCTATCCGTGATGACTGTAGACTGAAACAGATTCCGCGTTAATTTTCATGGGATCTAATTAGAACTATGGTTGTGGTTCAAACGAGAACTATGAATTTGGGATGCGTGCCTGATGATCACGGACTAGCAGGGTTCGGACATGATTCGAGTAATGGAACGTGAATGTCTGATAGAGAACCATTGATAATTCGTTCAGCTGCCCACTCATTTGCAGCATGAGAATAATGAACGCCGTCCCAACTTATCACCTTCAGCGGATCCCGGCACGGAGTCAAGGAAATCTCAGTCCCATTCACGACCGCCTTCTTCCAACAGTCGAAATGCCTATCTCCGTAGCGGCCACAACAGCATCCTAAAGGGTCAGCAAAACCTGCAGAATCAAAAATTCGTGACTTCAGAACATCAGTCTCCAAATCTCTATCCACTCCCTCTCATGCTTTCCCATTTCTCCCAAGGTTGTGGAGCTTACCGTGCTTCTTGGCTTCGGAGATCAAGGAATACCTCACCGAGTATAAGTCAATGAAGTTTAACTTCGCATCTGGGAGTCGCAGTCTGAGCTTGGACACTTGATCCTTAAGCAACCGGTTTAATGCTTGAGCGATTTCATTGTGGGAAGCCACACAACCATTTCCATCCACATTGTTTGGTTCCGGGGGATACGTGATGACGGAAAAAGGCAAGCAACCTATCGGACCCGTATTATGTATCCAAAATGCTCTAGCTCCTTGCTGGTATAGTTTCTGAAAAGAGTGCAACACATGGAACATTCTCCTGGTTACAGATCATTCGTTATATTTCGTGTAACAGGAAACATACAGTTCATGTTGTGCTCACAGGAAACTTGTACTTACATCAACTGCTCCGGCCAGTCGAGTGGTTAGGCTCGGAAGTAATTCCAACATCTGTTCCTCGGTCATCGATTCCAAAGCAGAGTGAAGATCATTTTGCACAATATCGATGGTGTACAATGCCTTGCCGAAATCTTCTGGTCTTGGGAGTCCAGTCTTGGCGTACGAACTGCCTGAGGTTTATAACCCCCAAATGATGATAAACTCGTATGAACCAAGATTTTATACACTTGATATCATAAATCACAAAACAAAGGTCACCTTCTTCATGAAGCTCGAGGGTTCGTGCCTTGAACTGTTCAAACTGCCAGAGCTGAATGTCGAGCGAGATAGGGCTATATCCTCCCTGGAATATTCTAGTATTCAGCGGCTCGATTGTTGAACCTCCTGTGGCAAAATTTGCCCCGTGTCGAAAATTGGCTCCAATGGAGTCCAAATACGCAGTCAGATATGGGAGTCCCAATTTCTCAGCTGCACGAGCATGGCTCACGACATGAACTATAATCTAGACCAACAGAGGAAACTATAATTGATGTCCGGATGTTATTCggaaaattttatgaatgtCCCTTGTATGTTCAATCAAAATCAGTTAAACCTTCATTTTGAAGTCCTCATTCTACTCGTAGCTTCAGCGAGCAGAGAGACTTCAAAGACTTACTATGAGCAAGCAGCTTCACAGTCAGTTCAATAATCGCTTCGTATTTCACATTTTTCACAAGAAACCACGCTATGAGGTGTTCGTGAGGAAGGAAGACAGAGCGAGCTAAAAACAATCGGTGATGCTCTTGAAGCAGAACTCGTGGCCTTATTGATACCATCACATTTTTTAGCGACGAAGAAAGGCAGAAAAAGGAGCATGGTAGATCCGCGTACCGACGAAATCGAGGATCACTTTCCCGTCGCTGTACCTGCCAGATGGCTTACCAAAGAATGTCACGCCATTGGGATAAGGAATCCGATGGAAGGCGGCGGATTTGCCA of the Punica granatum isolate Tunisia-2019 chromosome 6, ASM765513v2, whole genome shotgun sequence genome contains:
- the LOC116211708 gene encoding GDSL esterase/lipase At5g14450-like isoform X1, with product MDGARPGNVIRRQPHSTRRSPLEAAVALALLIIAYWAFSATRSPSNVSRANSGGGCNFPAIFNFGDSNSDTGGKSAAFHRIPYPNGVTFFGKPSGRYSDGKVILDFVAEKLGLPYLTAYLDSIGANFRHGANFATGGSTIEPLNTRIFQGGYSPISLDIQLWQFEQFKARTLELHEEGSSYAKTGLPRPEDFGKALYTIDIVQNDLHSALESMTEEQMLELLPSLTTRLAGAVDKLYQQGARAFWIHNTGPIGCLPFSVITYPPEPNNVDGNGCVASHNEIAQALNRLLKDQVSKLRLRLPDAKLNFIDLYSVRYSLISEAKKHGFADPLGCCCGRYGDRHFDCWKKAVVNGTEISLTPCRDPLKVISWDGVHYSHAANEWAAERIINGSLSDIHVPLLESCPNPASP
- the LOC116211708 gene encoding GDSL esterase/lipase At5g14450-like isoform X2 codes for the protein MDGARPGNVIRRQPHSTRRSPLEAAVALALLIIAYWAFSATRSPSNVSRANSGGGCNFPAIFNFGDSNSDTGGKSAAFHRIPYPNGVTFFGKPSGRYSDGKVILDFVGGSTIEPLNTRIFQGGYSPISLDIQLWQFEQFKARTLELHEEGSSYAKTGLPRPEDFGKALYTIDIVQNDLHSALESMTEEQMLELLPSLTTRLAGAVDKLYQQGARAFWIHNTGPIGCLPFSVITYPPEPNNVDGNGCVASHNEIAQALNRLLKDQVSKLRLRLPDAKLNFIDLYSVRYSLISEAKKHGFADPLGCCCGRYGDRHFDCWKKAVVNGTEISLTPCRDPLKVISWDGVHYSHAANEWAAERIINGSLSDIHVPLLESCPNPASP
- the LOC116211709 gene encoding GDSL esterase/lipase At5g14450-like isoform X2, giving the protein MDGKGQVRGQLGLKVGLGVGVLVAVAFSFILPRVRETNLASPGGPGTCRFPAIYNFGDSNSDTGGRSAVFYRIPSPYGETFFAEMLGLPSVSAYLDSVGSDFRHGANFAMGGSTIQPVNGRLFEARFSPISLEIQLSQFQQFKARARELHGKDVTSGIPNPEDFSKALYMMDIGQNDLWAGVTLATEDQLRASVPNITNRFASVVEQLYKEGARAFWIHNTGPIGCLPMSVMLNRQNPDNMDPIGCVKSQNEIAQEFNLQLKEKVSELRAKLVEARLTYVDIYSAKYVLIAEAEKHGFVDPLGYCCSRAGDAYIPCGMKTVVNGEEVYGSACSNLSQYISWDGIHYSHVANEWVAKKIEDGSFSDPPVPISRACHNL
- the LOC116211709 gene encoding GDSL esterase/lipase At5g14450-like isoform X1 encodes the protein MDGKGQVRGQLGLKVGLGVGVLVAVAFSFILPRVRETNLASPGGPGTCRFPAIYNFGDSNSDTGGRSAVFYRIPSPYGETFFGKASGRFSDGRLIIDFVAEMLGLPSVSAYLDSVGSDFRHGANFAMGGSTIQPVNGRLFEARFSPISLEIQLSQFQQFKARARELHGKDVTSGIPNPEDFSKALYMMDIGQNDLWAGVTLATEDQLRASVPNITNRFASVVEQLYKEGARAFWIHNTGPIGCLPMSVMLNRQNPDNMDPIGCVKSQNEIAQEFNLQLKEKVSELRAKLVEARLTYVDIYSAKYVLIAEAEKHGFVDPLGYCCSRAGDAYIPCGMKTVVNGEEVYGSACSNLSQYISWDGIHYSHVANEWVAKKIEDGSFSDPPVPISRACHNL
- the LOC116211710 gene encoding uncharacterized protein LOC116211710, which encodes MHDSLGIPACFSCERHGTDPIPAMATSSAVYRMEISGQSCLVTVTWCKDLLLHGLSIAFHGPGKPDEECACKLELKPWHFWKRQGSKDLLVEGTKVSAVWDLRAVVFNGETEPRSDYYVAVVCKEEVVLLVGDMKKEAYRRTGCRPALTDPVLVSRTEHSFGKSRFFARIKIHEKGKVHQVSVMEGKSICNMGSESHGEPEMEIAIDGVKVAHVKHLQWKFRGNEEMSIGGRRLEVYWDVHDWLFGSGPRRGLFLFRPVIGPRILSPSTVEEPRYPLLASFLSGSALSEEEDTYRVHEDWASGKGTSDFCLFMYAWKID